The Clostridium septicum genome contains a region encoding:
- a CDS encoding ABC transporter permease: MIKKSKKERVSKKQRFKRFKNNKELLLLTVPGTIWFLIFAYLPMFGVIIAFKDWKIHGGFLESLVKSEWVGLKNFKFLFQSSDAWLITKNTVAYNLVFIILGIVIPVTLAILLKELLNKRGSKFYQSSMFLPYFLSWVVVSYCLYAFLSPEKGYINGVLSSFGVDTVSWYTEPKFWPFIIIFMSQWKGIGYGTVVYLAAICGIDKTYYEAAIIDGANKWQQIKHITIPLLKPVLIIMFITAIGGMFRSDFGLFYQLPKNSGALYPVTNVIDTYVYRGLMNLGNIGMSSAAGLYQSFVGLVLILVTNGIVRKVDSENAFF, from the coding sequence ATGATAAAAAAATCAAAAAAAGAGAGAGTAAGTAAGAAGCAAAGATTTAAAAGATTTAAAAATAATAAGGAATTATTGTTATTAACAGTACCAGGTACAATTTGGTTTTTAATATTTGCATACTTACCGATGTTTGGAGTTATTATAGCGTTTAAAGATTGGAAAATTCATGGTGGATTTTTAGAAAGTTTAGTTAAAAGTGAATGGGTAGGATTAAAAAACTTCAAATTTTTATTTCAAAGTAGTGATGCATGGCTTATAACAAAAAATACAGTGGCTTATAACCTTGTATTTATAATATTAGGAATAGTAATTCCAGTAACTCTTGCAATACTATTGAAAGAACTATTAAACAAAAGGGGATCAAAGTTTTATCAAAGTTCAATGTTTTTACCATACTTTTTATCTTGGGTTGTAGTAAGTTATTGTTTATATGCATTCTTAAGCCCAGAAAAAGGATATATAAATGGCGTTTTAAGTTCTTTTGGAGTTGATACGGTATCTTGGTACACAGAACCTAAATTTTGGCCTTTTATAATAATCTTTATGAGTCAATGGAAGGGAATTGGATATGGAACAGTTGTTTATTTAGCAGCAATATGCGGTATAGATAAGACTTACTATGAAGCAGCTATAATTGATGGTGCTAATAAATGGCAACAAATCAAGCATATAACAATTCCACTACTAAAGCCGGTATTAATAATAATGTTTATAACTGCAATTGGAGGAATGTTTAGGTCAGACTTTGGATTATTCTATCAATTACCTAAGAATTCAGGAGCCTTATATCCAGTAACAAATGTTATAGATACTTATGTATATAGAGGACTTATGAATTTAGGTAATATAGGAATGAGTTCAGCAGCAGGTTTATATCAATCATTCGTAGGACTTGTATTAATATTAGTAACAAATGGAATAGTTAGAAAAGTAGATAGTGAAAACGCATTCTTCTAA
- a CDS encoding tyrosine-type recombinase/integrase — protein sequence MCQLIEDFKISLIEDGKSAKTIESYVGDIKAFKEFLGTKGVEFNGTLQRFYVVSYKNFLVENSYEVATINKKINSINALNRYLVATGDMKEIVVENSKDRVKIAYGSEKQVEVYSDKEVDRILFYIQNESKVTKRNKVIVMLLLYTGVR from the coding sequence ATGTGTCAATTAATTGAGGATTTTAAGATAAGTCTAATTGAGGATGGTAAGAGTGCTAAAACAATTGAAAGTTATGTTGGAGATATTAAAGCTTTTAAAGAATTTCTAGGAACTAAAGGAGTTGAATTCAATGGTACGCTACAACGATTCTACGTAGTAAGCTATAAGAACTTTCTGGTAGAGAATAGTTACGAGGTAGCAACAATCAATAAAAAGATTAATAGCATTAATGCACTAAATAGATACCTTGTAGCTACTGGAGATATGAAAGAAATAGTTGTAGAAAATTCTAAGGATAGAGTGAAGATAGCCTATGGTTCAGAGAAACAAGTGGAAGTTTACTCAGATAAGGAGGTTGATAGAATACTCTTCTACATTCAGAATGAGTCAAAGGTAACTAAAAGAAATAAGGTAATTGTAATGTTACTACTTTATACAGGAGTTAGATAA
- a CDS encoding carbohydrate ABC transporter permease has protein sequence MLETGNRVTRFKRKKAKEPAEETSKFNSISKGTNVVLNILFIILAALCIIPFVFVLIISLTSEQALQANGYRFWPQEWSLGAYKYIFSSGSQIMRAYGITIIVTVSGTLLGLAIMSMYGYALSRKSFAYRKFFTKLIFIPMLFSGGMVSSYLVVTRFLGLKNNILALILPMCVSSFNIIILRTFFKTTVPDAIVESAKIDGASEWKLFLKIVLPISLPGIATIALFLTLGYWNDWFNAMLYIDDNSLMPLQYLLIRIESSIEFLANNAALMGANALEASANMPKDTAKMAIVVITTLPIIFAYPFFQRYFVNGLTIGAVKE, from the coding sequence ATGTTAGAAACAGGAAATAGAGTAACTAGATTTAAAAGAAAAAAAGCTAAAGAGCCAGCTGAAGAAACTAGTAAGTTTAATTCTATATCAAAGGGAACTAATGTTGTATTAAATATATTATTTATTATACTAGCAGCCTTATGTATAATCCCATTCGTATTTGTCTTAATTATATCACTTACAAGCGAACAAGCTCTTCAAGCAAATGGTTATAGATTTTGGCCACAAGAGTGGAGTCTTGGAGCATATAAATATATATTTTCATCAGGAAGTCAAATAATGAGAGCATATGGAATAACAATAATAGTAACTGTATCAGGTACATTGTTGGGACTAGCTATAATGTCAATGTATGGATATGCTTTATCAAGAAAGAGCTTTGCATATAGAAAGTTTTTTACAAAGTTAATATTTATACCAATGTTATTTTCAGGCGGTATGGTTTCATCATACTTAGTTGTTACAAGATTTTTAGGATTAAAGAATAATATATTAGCACTTATACTTCCAATGTGTGTAAGCTCATTTAATATAATAATTCTTAGAACATTCTTCAAAACTACTGTACCAGATGCAATTGTAGAATCAGCTAAAATTGATGGTGCATCAGAATGGAAATTATTCTTAAAGATAGTATTACCTATATCTCTTCCAGGAATAGCAACTATAGCCTTATTCCTAACTTTAGGATACTGGAATGATTGGTTTAACGCCATGTTATATATTGATGATAATAGTTTAATGCCATTACAATATTTGCTTATTAGAATAGAAAGTTCAATAGAATTTTTAGCTAATAATGCTGCATTAATGGGAGCAAATGCATTAGAAGCTAGTGCAAATATGCCAAAGGATACAGCTAAGATGGCAATAGTAGTAATAACAACTTTACCAATTATATTTGCATATCCTTTCTTCCAAAGATACTTTGTAAATGGATTAACAATTGGGGCAGTAAAAGAATAG
- a CDS encoding ribonuclease domain-containing protein, translating to MFEFVSHPIDGVIGVAIGRIVGDILIIIATDGIAESIMGYLPEIANKIKNGERFERIVDSIRGAKGGGNPEAHNVVNYMKLKEQYKVTELGNDVVESLRTTGKLPSEYITEQEALNAGWKRGKALNNYAPGKKYGGDIFKNDTKVLPDAQGRVWYEADVGLDYTRGRNNNPGYRILYSNDGLIYGTYDHYESVFKIGTYK from the coding sequence TTGTTTGAATTTGTAAGTCATCCAATAGATGGAGTAATAGGAGTTGCAATAGGACGAATAGTAGGAGATATACTAATAATAATAGCAACAGATGGAATAGCAGAATCTATAATGGGATATCTTCCAGAAATAGCAAATAAAATAAAAAATGGAGAAAGATTTGAAAGGATAGTAGATTCTATTAGAGGAGCTAAGGGGGGAGGTAATCCTGAAGCACATAATGTAGTTAACTATATGAAACTAAAAGAACAATATAAAGTAACAGAACTAGGCAATGATGTTGTTGAAAGTCTAAGAACAACTGGTAAGTTACCTAGTGAGTATATAACTGAACAAGAGGCACTTAATGCAGGATGGAAAAGAGGTAAAGCGTTAAATAATTATGCACCAGGTAAAAAATATGGTGGTGATATTTTTAAAAATGATACTAAAGTGCTACCTGATGCACAGGGTAGAGTATGGTATGAGGCTGATGTAGGATTAGATTATACTAGGGGAAGAAATAATAACCCAGGTTATAGAATATTATATTCAAATGATGGTTTAATATATGGAACCTATGATCATTATGAGTCAGTATTTAAGATTGGCACATACAAATAA
- a CDS encoding GAD-like domain-containing protein gives MKDDLFKEYKINSKVDTTLIDKYKEIIPIELLSIWEVYGFGSILNGDLKIVNLEEYQSVVDMSYFRANIAIPIMVTGFGDIITWEKMNM, from the coding sequence ATGAAGGATGATTTATTTAAAGAATATAAAATCAATAGTAAAGTTGATACCACTTTAATTGACAAATATAAAGAAATAATACCAATAGAGTTACTATCTATATGGGAAGTGTACGGATTTGGCTCTATATTAAATGGAGATTTAAAGATAGTTAACCTAGAGGAGTATCAATCAGTTGTAGATATGTCATATTTTAGAGCAAATATAGCTATTCCAATAATGGTTACTGGTTTTGGTGATATAATAACATGGGAAAAAATGAATATGTAA
- a CDS encoding alpha-mannosidase: MYYLLERIEKTCGEIAKYVYRDEINLENYKYIDGNYHNIDLIKEAPEDGWREFKSGDLWGGKDCHGWFKCSVEVPESFKGKTIALNFHTFEEGWDATNPQFILYVNGEQIQGLDINHREVILTHDAVPGTKYEIDLHAYAGMLADKLATLHGKLVVIDMPTRELYFNLKVPVDVCKELEKEDKNRIDMITVLNDAINLIDLRRPKSKEFDDSIAKVNEFLNEKFYGELCGHEDVVATCVGHTHIDVAWLWTVAQTREKVARSFSTVLKLMEEYPEYVFMSSQPQLYKFLKEDHPKIYKKVKEKIKEGVWEAEGAMWLEADCNVTSGESLVRQILHGKRFFKEEFNVDNKVLWLPDVFGYSAAIPQILKKSDVDYFMTTKIAWNQFNKIPNDTFMWQGIDGTEVLTHFITTTCPGQDRASHFTTYNGHIQPDAVMGSWRRYQNKNINNDVLVSFGWGDGGGGATLEMLENGRRLAKGIPGAPKVKMGTALDYFKRLDEKTKGNNKLPKWVGELYLEYHRGTYTSMARNKRDNRFCENLYTSAEKVNSLSMLYGKNYPYRSIADSWETVLLNQFHDIIPGSSIKEVYDVTEVEYKELIENGNKLVNEALDYIASKINIKDRSVVVSNTLGFKRSDIATFQVPEDIKNPAVIDNNGEELVCQRIEDNKAIFFATNIPANGHKTFRIVESTKEVALDTVLTNKEAENKFIKIKFDDKGQIVSFIDKASDREILKEGAIGNEIQAFEDKPMCFDNWDIDIYYKEKMWKVDDVRSIEVVEKGPVRSTLRIERKFLESTIVQKIYIYNDIQRVDFDSYVDWKEFDILLKAAFPVDINASEATYEIQYGNVTRSTHNNTSWDVAKFEVCGHKWADLSEGDFGVSMLNNCKYGHDIKDGNMRLTLLKSSTDPNPDADKEEHYFTYSIYPHLGNWKDANTAQMAYEINTPLYTKVEEVHEGELSNELSLVKVDKNNVMIEVIKKAEDTEHLVLRMYEFHNKRTKATLEFLKDIEEICECNLMERDLEAIKANGNKVEFTIKPYEIKTFKFKLK, encoded by the coding sequence ATGTATTATTTATTAGAAAGAATAGAGAAAACTTGTGGAGAAATAGCTAAATATGTGTACAGAGATGAAATTAATCTTGAAAACTATAAGTACATAGATGGAAACTATCATAATATAGATTTAATAAAAGAAGCACCAGAAGATGGATGGAGAGAGTTTAAAAGTGGGGACCTTTGGGGAGGAAAAGACTGTCATGGATGGTTTAAGTGTTCAGTAGAAGTTCCTGAAAGTTTTAAAGGAAAAACAATAGCATTAAATTTTCATACCTTTGAGGAAGGATGGGATGCAACAAATCCACAATTTATTTTATATGTTAATGGTGAACAAATTCAGGGTTTAGATATAAATCATAGAGAGGTAATATTAACTCATGATGCAGTTCCGGGAACTAAGTATGAAATAGACTTACATGCATATGCTGGTATGCTTGCAGATAAGTTAGCCACATTACATGGAAAATTAGTTGTAATAGATATGCCTACTAGAGAATTATATTTTAACTTAAAAGTTCCAGTAGATGTTTGTAAAGAGTTAGAAAAAGAAGATAAAAACAGAATAGATATGATAACTGTTTTAAATGATGCTATAAATTTAATTGATTTAAGAAGACCAAAATCAAAGGAATTTGATGATAGTATAGCTAAAGTAAATGAATTTTTAAATGAAAAATTCTATGGAGAATTATGTGGACATGAAGATGTAGTTGCTACATGTGTTGGACATACTCATATAGATGTTGCTTGGTTATGGACAGTTGCTCAAACTAGAGAAAAAGTTGCAAGAAGTTTTTCAACAGTATTAAAGCTAATGGAAGAATATCCAGAGTATGTATTTATGTCATCACAACCTCAGCTTTATAAGTTCTTGAAAGAAGATCATCCTAAAATATATAAAAAAGTTAAAGAAAAGATTAAAGAAGGTGTTTGGGAAGCTGAAGGGGCTATGTGGCTTGAAGCTGATTGTAACGTAACATCAGGTGAATCATTAGTAAGACAAATTTTACATGGAAAGAGATTTTTTAAAGAAGAATTTAATGTTGATAATAAAGTTCTTTGGTTACCAGATGTATTTGGATATTCAGCAGCAATTCCTCAGATATTAAAGAAATCAGATGTAGACTACTTTATGACTACAAAAATTGCGTGGAATCAATTTAATAAAATTCCAAATGATACATTTATGTGGCAAGGAATTGATGGAACAGAAGTATTAACACACTTTATAACTACAACTTGTCCAGGACAAGACAGAGCATCACATTTTACAACTTATAATGGACATATTCAACCAGATGCTGTAATGGGTTCTTGGAGAAGATACCAAAATAAAAATATAAATAATGATGTATTGGTTTCCTTTGGATGGGGAGATGGTGGTGGTGGAGCCACTTTAGAAATGCTTGAAAATGGAAGAAGACTAGCAAAGGGAATTCCAGGAGCTCCAAAAGTAAAAATGGGTACAGCATTAGATTATTTCAAGAGATTAGATGAAAAAACTAAGGGAAATAATAAATTACCAAAGTGGGTTGGAGAATTATATCTTGAATACCATAGAGGAACGTATACTTCAATGGCTAGAAATAAGAGAGATAATAGATTTTGCGAAAACTTATATACTTCAGCAGAAAAGGTTAATTCATTATCAATGCTTTACGGAAAAAATTATCCATATAGAAGTATAGCTGATTCATGGGAAACAGTATTATTAAATCAATTCCATGATATAATTCCAGGATCTTCTATTAAGGAGGTTTATGACGTAACAGAAGTTGAATATAAAGAGTTAATTGAAAATGGTAATAAGTTAGTTAATGAAGCATTAGATTATATAGCTTCAAAGATTAATATAAAAGATAGAAGTGTTGTTGTATCAAATACATTAGGTTTTAAAAGAAGTGATATAGCCACATTCCAAGTACCAGAAGATATTAAAAATCCAGCTGTTATAGATAATAATGGAGAAGAATTAGTATGTCAAAGAATAGAAGATAATAAAGCAATATTCTTTGCTACAAATATTCCTGCCAATGGACATAAGACATTTAGGATAGTTGAAAGTACTAAGGAAGTAGCTTTAGATACAGTTTTAACTAATAAAGAAGCTGAAAATAAATTTATTAAAATTAAGTTTGATGATAAAGGACAAATAGTTTCATTTATAGATAAAGCATCAGATAGAGAAATATTAAAAGAAGGTGCTATAGGAAATGAAATTCAAGCCTTTGAAGATAAACCAATGTGTTTTGATAACTGGGATATAGATATATACTATAAAGAAAAAATGTGGAAAGTAGATGACGTAAGAAGTATTGAAGTAGTAGAAAAAGGACCAGTAAGAAGTACATTAAGAATTGAAAGAAAGTTTTTAGAATCAACAATAGTTCAAAAGATTTATATATATAATGATATTCAAAGAGTAGACTTTGACTCATATGTAGATTGGAAGGAGTTTGATATATTATTAAAGGCTGCATTCCCAGTTGATATTAATGCAAGTGAAGCTACTTATGAAATCCAATACGGAAATGTTACTAGATCAACTCATAACAATACCTCATGGGATGTTGCAAAATTTGAAGTATGTGGACACAAGTGGGCAGATCTTTCAGAAGGTGATTTTGGAGTATCTATGTTAAACAACTGTAAGTATGGACATGATATTAAGGATGGAAATATGAGATTAACTTTACTTAAATCCTCAACTGATCCAAATCCAGATGCAGATAAAGAAGAACATTACTTCACTTATTCAATTTATCCACACTTAGGAAATTGGAAGGATGCTAATACAGCTCAAATGGCATATGAAATAAATACACCTTTATATACAAAGGTTGAAGAGGTTCATGAAGGCGAATTATCTAATGAGTTAAGCTTAGTTAAGGTAGATAAAAATAATGTAATGATTGAAGTAATAAAGAAAGCTGAAGATACAGAGCATTTAGTTTTAAGAATGTATGAATTCCATAACAAGAGAACTAAAGCAACTTTAGAGTTTTTAAAAGACATTGAAGAAATTTGTGAATGTAACTTAATGGAAAGAGATTTAGAAGCTATTAAAGCTAATGGAAATAAAGTTGAATTTACAATTAAACCATATGAAATTAAGACATTTAAGTTTAAACTAAAATAA
- a CDS encoding deaminase domain-containing protein — translation MATRLNGISFKPENQQFKTLNINKDNVVDGINSWNRNVDTEFKIIEDTSGKLGDNVNAKGNITLYTDLYPCPSCQYVIEQFMKKYSNIKVDIIYKLD, via the coding sequence GTGGCTACAAGGCTTAATGGAATATCTTTCAAGCCTGAAAATCAACAGTTTAAAACTTTAAATATTAATAAAGATAATGTAGTAGATGGAATAAATTCATGGAATAGAAATGTTGATACAGAATTCAAAATAATTGAAGATACTAGTGGGAAGCTTGGAGATAATGTGAATGCTAAAGGTAATATTACTTTATATACAGATTTATATCCTTGTCCTAGTTGCCAATATGTTATTGAACAATTTATGAAGAAATATTCTAACATTAAAGTTGATATTATATATAAATTAGATTAA
- a CDS encoding AHH domain-containing protein produces MGYLPEIANKIKNGERVEKIVDSIRGAKGAAEAVSKLKYTLKYSIDELAFQIKKVVSLGDVTVVELGNGITYAIRETDDVAEAARPAYREVIQGIWKYSGKTADEIADFYFSKVANKTKVSGKFSGSASDILRAELKDAGVITPPYKHQAHHIIPEGMDVPELNEVRAIMQRYGVDLNSASNGVFLPDAPDLPYAGSETVHRGSHTADYARYVAKAIIDVKPQSADDIVDVLNNLRKKLLNGTLKLNSL; encoded by the coding sequence ATGGGGTATCTTCCAGAAATAGCAAATAAAATAAAAAATGGAGAAAGAGTTGAAAAAATAGTAGATTCTATTAGAGGAGCTAAGGGGGCGGCAGAAGCTGTTTCTAAGTTAAAGTATACTTTGAAGTACTCTATTGATGAATTAGCATTTCAAATAAAGAAGGTTGTTTCACTAGGCGATGTAACTGTTGTTGAACTAGGTAATGGAATAACATATGCTATAAGAGAGACTGATGATGTTGCGGAAGCAGCTAGACCAGCATATAGAGAAGTTATTCAAGGGATATGGAAGTATTCTGGTAAAACTGCGGATGAGATTGCAGATTTCTATTTTAGTAAGGTTGCAAACAAAACGAAGGTGTCTGGCAAATTCTCAGGTTCAGCATCTGACATACTAAGAGCCGAATTAAAGGATGCTGGAGTGATAACACCACCATATAAACATCAAGCACATCACATTATCCCAGAAGGAATGGATGTACCTGAATTAAACGAAGTAAGAGCAATAATGCAGAGATATGGGGTTGATTTGAATTCAGCAAGTAATGGTGTATTCTTACCCGATGCACCTGATTTACCATATGCAGGAAGTGAAACGGTGCATAGAGGTTCACATACTGCGGATTATGCTAGATATGTGGCTAAGGCAATAATAGATGTTAAGCCACAATCTGCGGATGATATCGTTGATGTACTTAATAATCTAAGAAAAAAATTATTAAATGGTACTCTTAAACTTAATTCGTTATAA
- a CDS encoding polymorphic toxin type 15 domain-containing protein: protein MSFQEAKKQAKKWLDSQAALHNPDQIAGGNPLNIGGMGYKKINSSISSQWQYRIDEVDEQIRKLAKKITDKEKNQYT from the coding sequence ATGTCCTTTCAAGAAGCTAAGAAACAAGCGAAGAAATGGTTGGATTCACAAGCTGCATTACACAATCCTGACCAAATTGCAGGTGGTAATCCATTAAATATAGGAGGTATGGGATATAAAAAAATAAATTCATCAATAAGCTCACAATGGCAATATAGAATAGACGAGGTTGATGAACAAATAAGAAAATTAGCTAAAAAAATCACGGATAAAGAAAAAAATCAATATACTTAA
- a CDS encoding imm11 family protein, whose amino-acid sequence MKIWRVDKNVDDYSGFYLKNEDDKNILEEKLDKGDLVSNWNELEVEVHEADKPIGDCPHLWSGGYSLIVSERGKEIISNNYKNYIQFLSLNYSQENQKFYVLNNLNIIDCVDYNKSELEILMNKYIVDVKKYVFNENAKKAPIFKIYLDGVIKISTFVNNDFKNLIEDSGLEGFKFTEVFDFEA is encoded by the coding sequence ATGAAAATATGGAGAGTTGATAAAAATGTAGATGACTATTCAGGCTTTTACTTAAAAAATGAAGATGACAAGAATATATTAGAGGAAAAGCTTGATAAAGGTGATTTAGTTAGTAATTGGAATGAATTAGAAGTAGAAGTACATGAAGCGGATAAACCTATAGGAGATTGTCCTCATCTTTGGTCAGGTGGATATTCTTTAATTGTGAGTGAAAGAGGGAAAGAAATAATAAGCAACAATTATAAGAATTACATTCAATTTTTATCGTTAAATTACAGCCAAGAAAATCAGAAATTTTATGTATTAAATAATCTTAATATAATTGACTGTGTTGATTATAATAAATCTGAATTAGAAATATTGATGAATAAGTATATTGTTGATGTAAAGAAGTATGTTTTTAATGAAAATGCTAAAAAAGCACCTATATTTAAAATATATTTAGATGGAGTTATTAAAATAAGTACTTTTGTTAATAATGACTTTAAAAATCTAATAGAAGATAGTGGATTAGAAGGATTTAAGTTTACAGAAGTATTTGATTTCGAAGCTTAA
- a CDS encoding imm11 family protein has translation MKIWSLEEDVNHYEHITLDDRNNLNWIDFGDMFNGKSLKDNWTPIRVCLIEHGGKLKKGDMPYLSPGKPIFSKSAVTILKDLLEGYAEILPIEYDLQELFIINVTNHIEAINYEKSDVEYMRDGKRILSVNKYYFKIEVVKKQHIFKIVNQLNGTVFVSDDFRNRVIEGGLQGFKFVEVWDSEE, from the coding sequence ATGAAAATATGGTCATTAGAAGAAGACGTTAATCATTATGAACATATAACACTAGATGATAGAAATAATCTTAATTGGATTGATTTTGGTGATATGTTTAATGGAAAGAGCCTAAAAGATAATTGGACACCTATTCGAGTATGTCTTATTGAACATGGAGGTAAATTGAAAAAAGGAGATATGCCGTATCTATCACCTGGTAAACCTATTTTCTCCAAAAGTGCAGTAACAATTTTAAAAGATTTACTAGAAGGATATGCTGAAATTCTTCCAATAGAATATGATTTACAGGAATTATTTATAATAAATGTTACTAATCATATTGAGGCTATTAACTATGAAAAATCAGATGTAGAATATATGCGAGATGGAAAAAGAATATTAAGTGTTAATAAGTACTATTTTAAAATTGAAGTAGTTAAAAAACAACATATTTTTAAAATAGTTAATCAACTTAATGGAACTGTATTTGTATCTGATGACTTTAGAAATAGAGTTATTGAAGGTGGACTACAGGGGTTCAAATTTGTAGAAGTGTGGGATTCAGAAGAGTAG
- a CDS encoding HNH endonuclease signature motif containing protein encodes MFEFVSHPIDGVIGVAIGRIVGEILIIVATDGIAESIMGYLPEIANKIKNGERVERIVDSIRGSKGAAKADLDGIRIINKKYAGKTYELTGDLAKKYPNGVKFSEEGFPNFEPYSIKKVTVNNLEGDAYYDFIKANEAAGFTSTPKGYTWHHVEDGRTLILVPSDLHGTVRHTGGASLIKKGIRP; translated from the coding sequence TTGTTTGAATTTGTAAGTCATCCAATAGATGGAGTAATAGGAGTTGCAATAGGACGAATAGTAGGAGAGATACTAATAATAGTAGCGACAGATGGAATAGCAGAATCTATAATGGGATATCTTCCAGAAATAGCAAATAAAATAAAAAATGGAGAAAGAGTTGAAAGGATAGTAGATTCTATTAGAGGATCTAAGGGGGCGGCTAAAGCTGATTTAGATGGTATAAGAATAATAAATAAAAAGTATGCGGGTAAAACGTACGAGTTAACTGGAGACTTAGCTAAAAAATACCCAAATGGAGTTAAATTTAGCGAGGAGGGTTTCCCCAATTTTGAACCTTATAGTATCAAGAAAGTTACAGTTAATAATCTTGAAGGTGATGCTTATTATGATTTCATTAAAGCTAATGAAGCAGCAGGATTTACGAGTACACCTAAAGGCTACACATGGCATCATGTAGAAGATGGTAGAACTCTAATACTTGTTCCAAGTGATTTACATGGTACAGTAAGACATACAGGAGGAGCTTCACTTATAAAAAAAGGAATAAGACCATAA
- a CDS encoding barstar family protein: MTIIEVLSMYTKDYLSSNEFEQWVYQNEEKLNKSFDDSLYYEIIATDYNNKKEVINLKNKLEEYLNCNYTNEFNNINDCYIDKVIDTSEIENPIIKSLKERYRRKQNVEFDCININSLKELHQNIKDKFGFSQYYGMNWDALRDFLRETELPKQIIFNGWSHLLEIMPKDSNVLKEILVEYGSNDCEVIYND, encoded by the coding sequence ATGACGATAATAGAAGTTTTAAGCATGTATACAAAAGATTATTTATCTAGTAATGAATTTGAACAATGGGTATATCAAAATGAAGAGAAATTAAATAAATCATTTGATGATAGCCTATACTATGAAATTATCGCAACTGATTACAATAATAAGAAAGAGGTAATTAATTTAAAAAACAAATTAGAGGAATATTTAAATTGCAATTATACTAATGAATTTAATAATATTAATGATTGTTACATTGATAAAGTTATTGATACTAGTGAAATAGAAAATCCAATTATAAAATCATTAAAGGAAAGATATAGACGAAAACAAAATGTTGAATTTGACTGTATTAATATAAATTCTTTAAAAGAATTACATCAAAATATAAAAGATAAATTTGGTTTTTCACAATATTATGGAATGAATTGGGATGCATTAAGAGACTTTTTAAGAGAAACTGAATTACCTAAACAAATAATTTTTAATGGGTGGAGTCATTTGCTTGAGATAATGCCTAAGGACTCAAATGTTTTAAAAGAGATATTAGTAGAATATGGTTCTAATGACTGTGAAGTAATATATAATGACTAG
- a CDS encoding DUF6985 domain-containing protein produces the protein MLIPNVEFINGIWRGKIQLNSWSNFFEDVKYIDLNLGGDSKVEKIEDRHKLAYEYIISNQEKLLSLILNELMERYPIMQEEYGYDEDELEEYMPNVNNIIDFKNILNPKRIYILNIENEGVAYVGFHFMCLWDEEHDFGVMMHKEKIVKMGGSDSAFLSWIAEEDKSNSELDK, from the coding sequence ATGTTAATACCAAATGTTGAATTTATAAATGGAATCTGGAGAGGAAAAATTCAATTAAATTCATGGAGTAATTTTTTTGAGGATGTTAAATATATTGATTTAAATTTAGGTGGTGATTCAAAAGTAGAAAAAATTGAAGATAGACATAAATTAGCATATGAATATATTATATCTAACCAAGAAAAATTACTTAGTTTAATTTTAAATGAACTTATGGAAAGATATCCGATTATGCAAGAAGAATATGGATATGATGAAGATGAATTAGAGGAATACATGCCTAATGTTAATAACATTATAGATTTTAAGAATATATTGAATCCTAAAAGAATTTATATTTTAAATATTGAAAATGAAGGTGTAGCATATGTAGGATTTCATTTTATGTGTTTATGGGATGAAGAACATGATTTTGGTGTTATGATGCATAAAGAAAAAATTGTTAAAATGGGTGGTTCAGATAGTGCATTTTTATCATGGATAGCAGAAGAAGATAAAAGTAATTCTGAACTAGATAAATAA